In the Podospora bellae-mahoneyi strain CBS 112042 chromosome 4, whole genome shotgun sequence genome, one interval contains:
- the COQ3 gene encoding Hexaprenyldihydroxybenzoate methyltransferase, mitochondrial (BUSCO:EOG09263SZM; COG:H; EggNog:ENOG503NZTD), producing the protein MRSSLLRPATPRALLRRPSQPPRRLLPLLAHPSQQPNPPPCRPHSTTTTSSVNETEISHFSSLASSWWDPHGPSRPLHLMNPHRHDFIRSCLSSSPTSPPYSSLTYLDIGCGGGIFAESAARLPTTLSITGIDASPVIISVAKSHARRDPSLAQKLSYLNSPIESLVLPPVDIVTCFEVIEHVDYPSQFLGELIKFVRPGGWVVMSTIARTWTSWVTTNLVAEDILKMVPKGTHDWDKYLHEYELREWFSKENSREGKKVWGDARVMGVVFVPGCGWKEVKGSEKLGNYFFGVQRLV; encoded by the coding sequence atgcggtcctccctcctccgcccagCCACTCCCCGGGCTCTTCTTCGAAGACCGTCACAACCACcccgccgtctcctccccctcctcgcccacccatcacaacaaccaaaccccccaccatGTCGCCCCCAcagcacaaccaccacctccagcgTCAACGAAACCGAAAtctcccacttctcctccctAGCCTCCTCCTGGTGGGACCCCCACggcccctcccgccccctccacctcatgaacccccaccgccacgaCTTCATCCgctcctgcctctcctcctccccaacctcccccccttaCTCCTCCCTAACCTACCTCGACATCGGCTGCGGAGGAGGCATCTTCGCCGAATCCGCCGcccgcctccccaccaccctctccataACCGGAATTGACGCCTCCCCCGTCATAATCTCCGTCGCCAAATCCCACGCCAGACGAgacccctccctcgcccaaaaGCTAAGCTACCTCAACTCCCCAATCGAgtccctcgtcctccccccagTCGACATTGTCACTTGCTTTGAAGTAATCGAGCACGTCGATTACCCCTCTCAGTTTTTGGGGGAATTGATAAAGTTTGTCAGGCCGGGCGGGTGGGTCGTCATGAGCACCATTGCGAGGACGTGGACGAGCTGGGTGACTACCAATCTTGTGGCGGAGGATATCTTGAAGATGGTGCCAAAGGGGACGCACGACTGGGACAAATACCTTCATGAGTATGAGCTGCGGGAGTGGTTTAGCAAGGAAAACTCACGGGAAGGGAAAAAGGTTTGGGGAGACgcgagggtgatgggggtggtgtttgtgccGGGATGTGGGTggaaggaggtcaaggggaGTGAGAAGCTTGGGAATTATTTCTTTGGTGTGCAGAGGTTGGTTTAG
- a CDS encoding hypothetical protein (EggNog:ENOG503Q0KY), whose translation MKLLPVFAVSLLGSTAQAGLFSRAPGGGFFGGSFGFGFGSGNNGNNNNNVDGPGPDGEFNTAVDGPGPNGENFDPTAAGPGFNGGGGGYGGGYGGGYSGSGRGQSWRSRWRGRFRGGSSNGNGNGNGQGQAGNGQGGENGAGDAQQPPQPKNVLMKIGNTILPPGGQCTFDDLTQEPILLFPQGALNRTYLAVGLSMSLNISSFAAFDPTSLVAAAQLSLTYLQSGLRLRDFENPVLTSETNPLVPFMMVNGGNGTGQVMMITMLYTQPQPLVIEEGVQIGLAEIAGNAGAGAGANATAGASRALTTLTQEVTITVTDEANVAVTSTITFVSTIMVADTTGAGAGCEATPEPVTVTVTVTAGAEAGASATAGAGADSGSESGSGSGSGSGSGSGSGNGSGSGSGSDSGCDVCDQINGGDNKDNNGNGNGNDNGNGRGNDNGNDNGNGKGNGNGDDEPCDICDSVNGGGDNDNKDNKDNKGGSNGSGSGNADSDDNRDGGRNGGDSGSDNKEPCDICESIHGGDNKDGKDRGDSGSGSDRGSTDDGRENKDDKDRDGNNRDYGSGGSRGGSGDDDHNDRDNKDNKDGMDGMDKGNKDNKDKDNGNGDDRGSSGAREAIATTWADNKDNKDNKDNKDNKDNKDNKDNKDNMGNGGNRDGQNGEYNNGVGKDPNSPCSTCSEGGSQTTTDAGSNGEDDNNRRPVPTSTTSGGGEGKDGKGSNGGTGPITSSMTDNTPSPTNADTAGSAPTSVFKLTAIYPIDATTSAGNGTIPAAAAAQAGMNDSPSVETAAAAALGAESTDSASSSSSGPAIVVVGSGAMKEAHPGAVSALLLGGVAVVFFVFL comes from the exons ATGAAACTGCTGCCTGTTTTTGCCGTCTCCCTCTTGGGCTCTACAGCCCAAGCAGGGCTTTTCTCTCGTGCCCCGGGAGGTGGGTTCTTTGGTGGGAgctttgggtttgggtttggaagtggcaacaatggcaacaataacaacaatgTCGACGGCCCTGGTCCAGATGGCGAATTCAACACAGCTGTTGACGGCCCTGGTCCAAACGGGGAGAACTTTGACCCTACCGCTGCCGGTCCGGGGTTtaatggtggtggcggtggttaTGGGGGTGGATACGGAGGAGGGTACAGCGGCAGTGGAAGAGGTCAAAGCTGGAGGAgtagatggagagggagattcCGTGGCGGATCCAGCAATGGAaatggcaacggcaacggtcAAGGACAAGCCGGCAACGGACAAGGTGGTGAAAATGGCGCTGGCGATGCCCAGCAGCCACCCCAACCAAAGAATGTCCTCATGAAAATTGGGAATACTATCCTCCCGCCCGGAGGGCAATGCACCTTTGACG ATCTCACTCAAGAACCAATCCTCCTTTTTCCTCAGGGAGCCCTCAACAGAACTTACCTCGCCGTTGGTCTCTCCATGTCTCTTAATATCTCCTCCTTTGCAGCCTTCGATCCCACTTCGCTCGTTGCAGCAGCACAGTTGTCCTTGACGTACCTCCAGTCGGGGCTGAGACTGCGGGATTTTGAGAACCCGGTGTTGACGTCGGAGACGAACCCGCTGGTGCCGTTTATGATGGTCAATGGGGGGAATGGGACGGggcaggtgatgatgattacTATGCTGTATACCCAGCCTCAGCCGTTGGTtattgaggagggggttcaGATTGGGTTGGCGGAGATTGCGGGGA atgctggtgctggggcAGGTGCTAACGCTACGGCGGGGGCATCAAGGGCTCTTACGACGCTCACGCAGGAGGTTACCATCACTGTTACTGACGAGGCGAACGTGGCGGTTACGTCTACGATTACGTTTGTGTCGACGATTATGGTCGCTGATACTacgggagcaggagcaggatgTGAGGCTACTCCTGAGCCGGTTACGGTGACGGTTACTGTTACTGCTGGGGCGGAGGCGGGGGCGAGTGCtactgctggtgctggagctGATTCTGGGTCGGAGTCGGGATCTGGGTCTGGATCTGGTAGCGGTTCTGGATCAGGATCTGGCAACGGGTCGGGGTCAGGGTCAGGATCGGACTCTGGCTGTGATGTTTGTGACCAGATCAACGGTGGTGATAATAAAGACAACAACGGCAATGGTAACGGAAATGACAATGGAAACGGTAGAGGAAACGACAACGGAAATGATAACGGTAACGGCAAGGGGAATGGAAacggtgatgatgaaccTTGCGATATTTGCGACAGCGTGAATGGCGGTGGAGATAATGACAACAAGGAtaacaaggacaacaagggCGGTTCCaacggctccggctccggcaaCGCCGACTCTGACGATAACAGAGACGGTGGGCGCAATGGTGGTGACTCGGGATCTGACAACAAGGAGCCATGCGATATCTGCGAGAGCATTCACGGTGGTGACAACAAGGACGGAAAGGACAGGGGCGACTCTGGTTCTGGTTCAGATCGTGGCAGCACCGATGATGGTCGTGAGAATAAGGATGATAAGGACCGAGATGGCAACAACCGTGACTATGGATCTGGTGGCTCTCGAGGGGgctctggtgatgatgaccaTAACGACCGTGATAACAAGGACAATAAGGATGGCATGGACGGTATGGACAAGGGCAATAAGGATaacaaggacaaggataACGGCAACGGCGACGACAGAGGCAGCTCTGG CGCCCGGGAGGCGATTGCAACAACATGGGCG gacaacaaggacaacaaggacaacaaggacaacaaggacaacaaggacaacaaggacaacaaggacaacaaggacaaTATGGGCAACGGAGGCAATCGCGATGGCCAAAACGGAGAGTACAACAACGGCGTGGGCAAAGACCCCAACAGCCCATGCAGCACCTGCAGCGAAGGCGGCTCGCAGACCACAACAGACGCCGGATCCAACGGCGAagacgacaacaacaggcGTCCTGTGCCCACGTCAACGACATctggtgggggtgagggaaAAGACGGTAAAGGTAGCAACGGCGGAACAGGTCCGATAACCTCCTCCATGACTGATAACACTCCTTCCCCGACGAATGCTGACACGGCTGGCAGCGCACCAACATCAGTATTCAAACTGACGGCAATATACCCGATCGATGCCACGACGTCGGCTGGGAACGGAACGAtacctgctgctgctgcggctcAGGCAGGGATGAACGACTCGCCCAGCGTTGAAAcggctgccgccgccgctttGGGGGCCGAGAGCACCGATTCAGCTTCTTCTAGTAGCTCTGGGCCGGCgattgtggttgttgggagtgGAGCGATGAAGGAGGCTCATCCTGGGGCTGTTTCGGCGTTGCTTCTTGGGGGGGTTGCAGTTGTTTTCTTTGTATTTTTGTAG
- the RIB3 gene encoding 3,4-dihydroxy 2-butanone 4-phosphate synthase (COG:H; EggNog:ENOG503NVCF; BUSCO:EOG09263Z8I), translating into MPSTTTAVDNIDSSQFDSIPDTIEAFRNGEFVVILDDPSRENEADLIIAAESITTQQMAFMIRHSSGLICAPILPDRCSSLDLPQMVTHNQDLRTTAYTISVDSADPSVTTGISAHDRALVCRQLADPASTPETFRRPGHVFPLRAREGGVRDRRGHTEAAIDLCRLAGKKPAGVISELVEDGIEVEGRAVREEPGMMRGQACVDFARRWGLRVATIADMVEYLEKTEGKLVKGGVNGTQ; encoded by the exons atgccctccaccaccaccgcagtcGACAACATCGACTCCTCACAGTTCGACTCCATCCCCGACACAATCGAGGCCTTCC GCAACGGCGAattcgtcgtcatcctcgacgacCCCTCCCGCGAAAACGAAGCcgacctcatcatcgccgccgagTCAATCACGACCCAACAAATGGCCTTCATGATCCGGCACTCCAGCGGGCTCATCTGcgcccccatcctccccgaCCGCTGCTCGTCCCTCGACCTCCCCCAGATGGTCACCCACAACCAGGACCTCCGCACGACCGCCTACACCATCTCGGTCGACTCGGCCGACCCGTCCGTCACGACAGGCATCTCGGCCCACGACCGCGCGCTGGTGTGCAGGCAGCTTGCTGATCCTgcctccacccccgagaCGTTCAGGAGGCCGGGACATGTTTTTCCGCTtagggcgagggaggggggtgtgaggGATCGACGGGGGCATACCGAGGCTGCTATCGACTTGTGTAGGTTGGCGGGGAAGAAGCCTGCGGGAGTGATTAgcgagttggtggaggatgggatcgaggttgagggacgggcggtgagggaggagccggggatgatgagggggcaGGCGTGCGTGGATTTtgcgaggaggtgggggttgagggtggcgaCGATTGCGGATATGGTTGAGTATCTTGAGAAGACGGAGGGGAagttggtgaaggggggggtgaatGGGACGCAATAA
- the rcd1 gene encoding RNA-binding protein, CCR4-NOT complex subunit Rcd1 (EggNog:ENOG503NWKG; BUSCO:EOG09263Q8J; COG:S): MMPNPHVYGHHQYPQADSAWMHQQTSHQHHVQAAAQGAVNVAQQQYHNRMAGAHNGVNALAQSHAQESSLDASVSEDNRRTLQYIADLLDENTREAALLELSKKREQVPELALILWHSFGVMTSLLQEIISVYSLLNPSQLTAAASNRVCNALALLQCVASHNETRTLFLSAHIPLFLYPFLNTTSKSRPFEYLRLTSLGVIGALVKNDSTEVINFLLTTEIIPLCLRIMETGSELSKTVAIFIVQKILLDDNGLNYICATYERFYAVGTVLSNMVGQLVEQQTARLLKHVVRCFLRLSDNARAREALRQCLPEPLRDNTFAAVLRDDAATKRCLHQLVVNLQENVVEPSGQLGI, translated from the exons ATGATGCCCAACCCGCACGTATATGGCCACCACCAGTATCCCCAGGCGGACTCGGCCTGGATGCACCAGCAGACATCGCACCAGCACCACGTCCAGGCCGCTGCTCAGGGTGCTGTGAATGTGGCCCAGCAGCAATATCACAACCGCATGGCTGGCGCTCACAATGGCGTCAATGCCCTGGCGCAGAGCCACGCGCAGGAGAGCTCGTTGGATGCGTCCGTCTCGGAAGACAATAGACGGACACTGCAGTACATCGCCGATCTGCTTGATGAGAACACGCGCGAGGCGGCCTTGTTGGAGCTCAGCAAGAAGCGGGAGCAGGTACCCGAGTTGGCACTTATCTTGTGGCACTCGTTTG GCGTCATGACATCGCTCCTTCAAGAGATCATCAGCGTGTACAGCTTGTTGAACCCATCGCAACTCACTGCGGCGGCTTCCAACAGAGTGTGCAACGCGCTGGCTCTCCTCCAGTGTGTTGCGTCGCACAACGAGACACGCACATTGTTCCTAAGCG CTCATATTCCTCTTTTCCTGTATCCGTTCCTCAACACAACCTCCAAGTCTAGGCCGTTCGAATACTTGCGGCTCACGTCGTTGGGAGTGATCGGTGCGCTGGTTAAGAATGACTCGACTGAGGTGATCAACTTCCTGTTGACCACCGAGATCATTCCTCTGTGTCTTCGCATCATGGAGACGGGGTCCGAGCTCAGCAAGACGGTGGCGATTTTCATTGTCCAGAAGATTCTGCTCGACGACAACGGCCTCAACTATATTTGCGCCACATACGAGCGATTCTATGCGGTCGGGACAGTGTTGAGCAACATGGTGGGCCAGCTTGTCGAACAGCAAACGGCTAGGCTCCTGAAGCATGTTGTGCGATGCTTCCTTAG GTTGAGCGATAATGCGAGAGCCCGTGAGGCGTTGCGTCAGTGCCTCCCAGAGCCTCTGCGAGACAACACTTTTGCCGCCGTCCTTCGGGATGACGCCGCAACAAAGCGTTGTCTGCACCAGCTCGTTGTCAACCTTCAGGAAAATGTAGTCGAACCCAGCGGCCAACTTGGAATCTGA
- a CDS encoding hypothetical protein (EggNog:ENOG503NV2B; COG:P) produces the protein MAGGELTGNSTGAPPQAGVLEGVNPIVYTPSNPITLFIVQAIIVIIFCQLLAYPLRWLHQPRVIAEVLGGILLGPTVMMRIPGFEAAIFPPASMPVFNNVANLGLIIFLFLVALEVDIRLFTQNWKAALSVGMAGMILPFGLGFAIAWGLYKEFHVDEAIGFGVFGLFIGTALAITAFPVLCRILSELNLLRSGVGVTVLAAGIGNDVTGWVLLALCVALTNNSSGLAALWALLCCIGWTLFLIFAIRPPFIWILKRTGSLHNGPTQGMVALTLLMVLASSWFTGGLVSYPEDPIHTLTGPGIIGVHPIFGAFLVGLICPHDGGFAIKLTEKIEDLISVLFLPLYFALSGLKTNLGLLNDGITWGYCIGVIACAFAGKIIGGTLAARANKLLWRESFTIGALMSCKGLVELIVLNIGYQAGILSETTFSMFVVMALVTTVATTPMTKLLYPKWYQTKVERWRKGEIDWDGNELNPSESLQGGLKKGVDSQIRRLMVHLRLDSLPSLFTFITILSPESVTKKQVEPETPDAESTEVIIKKRPLEVHGMRILELTDRTSSVMHLTEGEDFYSLRDPVVNAFRTFSQLHDVAVSGRVAVVPADSYAETLMTQAHEVSSDFALIPWGESGSMSEDQSFPVTADTNERFKSFTHLDFISQTLEKASAICNAGIFIDNGFGGITKPVDRPELQRTKSAISIRNQAGVAVLPVANKSHHVFFPFFGGADDRVALRIVLQLAKNPHVSATIVRINSSEKEKLSSTAKSAAASTTTTEDNSETNKTAVSSSPVSGTDVEDGALYATLKSSLPEDLATRVNFSEADVPAGKEELKEIILLAQQAVGNTRDNAGDVVVLGRRNATKGFAEVGGSSSSAAGGGVPDLKNTVGEVAERLITTGIRASLLVIQAGGRGQA, from the exons ATGGCAGGCGGTGAGCTTACGGGCAACAGCACCGGAGCCCCTCCGCAAGCTGGTGTCCTCGAGGGCGTCAACCCGATTGTGTATACGccttccaaccccatcactcTTTTCATCGTACAG GCcatcattgtcatcatcttctGTCAACTACTAGCTT ATCCGCTACGATggcttcaccaacctcgtgTTATCGCCGAGGTTCTCGGCGGCATTCTGTTGGGCCCcacggtgatgatgaggatacCCGGGTTTGAGGCCG CAATCTTCCCGCCTGCGTCTATGCCAGTCTTCAACAATGTCGCCAACCTCGGTCTCATCattttcttgtttctcgTTGCGTTGGAAGTAGACATCCGTCTCTTCACGCAAAATTGGAAGGCCGCCCTAAGTGTAGGCATGGCCGGCATGATCTTGCCCTTTGGCCTTGGCTTTGCCATTGCCTGGGGTCTGTACAAGGAGTTTCACGTCGACGAAGCTATTGGCTTTGGCGTCTTCGGATTGTTCATCGGTACAGCCCTTGCGATCACTGCCTTCCCCGTCCTCTGCCGCATTCTCTCCGAGCTGAACCTCCTCCGCTCGGGTGTCGGTGTCACCGTTCTGGCTGCCGGCATTGGAAATGACGTGACAGGCTGGGTGCTTCTCGCGCTCTGCGTCGCcttgaccaacaacagcagtgGCTTGGCCGCGCTCTGGGCCTTGCTCTGCTGCATTGGCTGGACTCTGTTCCTCATCTTCGCCATCCGGCCACCCTTCATTTGGATCCTCAAGCGGACCGGAAGCTTGCATAATGGCCCTACCCAGGGAATGGTTGCGCTGACCTTGCTCATGGTTCTGGCCTCCTCTTGGTTTACTGGTGGGTTGGTATCATATCCCGAGGATCCCATACATACGCTAACTGGACCAGGAATCATTGGTGTTCATCCCATTTTTGGAGCCTTCCTGGTGGGACTGATCTGTCCCCACGATGGCGGTTTCGCTATCAAGCTTACTGAGAAGATTGAGGATCTTATCTCGGTCCTCTTTCTCCCTTTGTACTTTGCCCTGTCTGGGCTGAAGACCAACCTAGGTCTTCTCAACGATGGTATCACATGGGGTTACTGCATCGGGGTCATTGCCTGCGCCTTTGCTGGTAAGATCATTGGTGGCACCCTCGCAGCTCGCGCCAACAAGCTGCTCTGGCGTGAGAGTTTCACTATTGGCGCCCTGATGTCTTGCAAGGGTCTCGTCGAGTTGATCGTGCTT AACATTGGTTACCAGGCAGGTATCCTGTCCGAAACCACCTTCAGCATGTTCGTTGTTATGGCTTTGGTCACAACCGTAGCCACGACCCCCATGACAAAGCTGCTGTATCCCAAGTGGTACCAAACTAAGGTTGAGCGATGGAGAAAGGGTGAGATCGACTGGGACGGCAACGAGTTGAACCCCTCTGAGAGCCTGCAGGGCGGTCTCAAGAAGGGCGTCGACTCTCAGATCCGCCGTCTCATGGTTCATCTCCGTCTCGACAGTCTCCCCAgcctcttcaccttcatcaccatcctcagccCCGAAAGCGTCACCAAGAAGCAGGTCGAGCCCGAAACCCCTGATGCCGAGTCCACCGAGGTCATCATTAAGAAACGTCCCCTGGAAGTCCACGGTATGCGCATTCTCGAGCTCACCGACCGTACCTCATCCGTCATGCACCTCACCGAAGGCGAAGACTTTTACTCTCTCCGCGACCCCGTGGTCAACGCCTTCCGCACCTTCTCCCAGCTCCACGACGTCGCCGTCTCGGGCCGCGTCGCCGTCGTCCCCGCCGACTCCTACGCCGAAACCCTCATGACCCAAGCCCACGAAGTCTCCTCCGACTTCGCCCTGATCCCCTGGGGCGAAAGCGGCTCCATGTCCGAAGACCAGTCCTTCCCCGTCACAGCCGACACCAACGAGCGCTTCAAATCATTCACCCATCTCGACTTCATCAGCCAGACCCTCGAGAAAGCCTCCGCCATCTGCAACGCAGGCATCTTCATCGACAACGGTTTCGGCGGCATCACCAAGCCCGTCGACCGCCCCGAGCTCCAACGCACCAAAtccgccatctccatccgCAACCAAGCCGGCGTCGCCGTCCTCCCCGTCGCCAACAAGTCCCACCacgtcttcttccccttcttcggcGGCGCCGACGACCGCGTCGCGCTGCGCATCGTTCTTCAACTAGCCAAGAACCCCCACGTCTCGGCCACCATCGTCCGGATCAACAGCagcgaaaaagaaaaactgTCCTCCACTGCCAAATCCGCTGCTGCGTCGACCACCACGACGGAAGACAACAGCGAGACCAACAAGACTGctgtctcttcttctcccgtcTCTGGAACTGACGTTGAGGATGGTGCGCTTTACGCCACGCTCAAGAGCTCTCTCCCGGAAGACCTCGCTACTAGGGTGAATTTCTCTGAGGCGGATGTCCCCgctgggaaggaggagctcaaggagattATCCTGCTTGCTCAACAAGCGGTGGGCAACACGAGGGACAATGCcggtgatgttgtcgttTTGGGCCGACGCAATGCCACGAAGGGGTTTGCTGAGGTCGGTGGGAGCAGCAGTAGCGCGGCTGGTGGCGGGGTGCCGGACCTGAAGAATACcgttggggaggtggcggagaggttgatcACCACGGGGATCAGGGCTAGTTTGTTGGTTATTCAGGCTGGAGGGCGGGGGCAGGCTTGA
- a CDS encoding hypothetical protein (EggNog:ENOG503NWER; BUSCO:EOG09261UPM; COG:S), with protein sequence MPGRQSHGRPVLAGGGSGKSKGSRPQPSSSNKPSSFPKSRSKSQSKALDAFALAEESLGPERRQKGVRYRDLEEKVEKPSKKRAHEEDEDHDFDDEDDDDEEEAAPPQRKKAKKDEFEGFSDDAAGSEDSEEWHVGVGSQDEDSELDSDEAFGESDEERFEGYSFGKGGKDKKKKRGEESEEEDSDLESLGSDAIDLATALDQYSSSEEEGGEGGKGSDSEEEEEEEEEEEDEDEDDESTDGDDESSEDDEVDEERLSELRRKISAFGGEDSEEEEDNQGSGNAKLSLADLGLAGINDEHIKKSIKLMNKEDRGEKKTRLDVPLAKTLQDRNLRSAAYSETNKTLDRWIDTVKSNRRADHLIFPLAQNAHDKGLASEELMPVNQKTSGTELESAILSIMEESGLGPSASKEKKNEGGLIDESERLSKAEQKEITRQKRRERELHDREMARQKRIKKIKSKAYRRIHRKEGLKDEQAAYDALVEAGEIDSEAEREMQDRRRAEERMGTRHRESKWAKLGKKAGRAVWDEDFRAGLTDMARRKEELRRRVEGRKDFDDDSDVSMGSGDEKDEKQKLLSELDRAAQYSDDDEPKSGLMSMKFMQRGEEIRRKENDDLVAQIRRELDSEAEESGEEMDIGRRQYGMGRADAKLPANSPKSKKKAAKSSEPVVFKDDVEMTEAPSRKQKKAVEAEPVVSAPSAPGAWSRVPQEGRKSKKAAGKAPAPELDLANSVALATKSSKPKSKTAEADDGNDTDDSDAIHLPMAIRDQELIKRAFAGEDVVGDFRREKAEIMDEDDDKEIDNTLPGWGSWVGEGVSAREQRRHKGRFVTKVEGVKKTSRKDYKLKDAIISERRVKKNDAYLATSLPFPFESQQQYERSLRLPVGPEWQTKETFQSATKPRVIVKQGLIAPMSKPIV encoded by the exons ATGCCAGGCCGCCAATCCCACGGCCGCCCCGTCCTCGCCGGAGGTGGCAGCGGCAAAAGCAAGGGCAGCAGACCtcaaccaagcagcagcaacaaaccaTCATCGTTCCCCAAATCCCGCTCCAAATCCCAATCCAAAGCCCTCGACGCCTTCGCCCTAGCCGAGGAATCCCTCGGCCCAGAACGCCGCCAAAAAGGCGTGCGCTACCGAGATCTAGAGGAAAAGGTGGAGAAGCCCTCCAAAAAGCGGGCTcacgaggaggacgaggaccaCGATtttgacgatgaggatgatgatgatgaggaggaggcagcgCCGCCGCAAAGGAAAAAGGCCAAAAAGGACGAGTTTGAAGGGTTTTCGGATGATGCCGCGGGGAGTGAGGACAGTGAGGAGTGGCATGTGGGTGTGGGGAGTCAGGATGAGGACTCGGAGCTGGATTCGGACGAGGCGTTTGGggagagtgatgaggagaggttTGAGGGGTATagttttgggaagggggggaaggataagaaaaagaaaaggggggaggagagtgaggaggaggatagtgATTTGGAGAGCTTGGGATCGGATGCGATTGATTTGGCGACGGCGTTGGATCAGTATTCTTctagtgaggaggagggtggggaggggggaaaggggagtgatagtgaggaggaggaggaggaggaggaggaggaggaggacgaggacgaggatgacgagtcgaccgatggggatgatgagagtagtgaggatgatgaggtggatgaggagaggttgagtgAGCTGAGGAGAAAGATTTCTGCTTTTGGCGGGGAGGAcagtgaagaagaggaggataaTCAGGGGTCGGGGAACGCAAAGCTCAGTTTGGCCGATCTTGGGTTGGCGGGGATCAACGACGAGCATATCAAGAAGTCGATCAAGTTGATGAACAAGGAGGACAGGggcgagaagaagacgaggctTGATGTTCCTCTTGCGAAGACATTGCAGGATCGCAATCTGCGAAGCGCGGCTTATTCCGAGACAAACAAGACGCTTGATCGCTGGATAGATACCGTCAAGTCGAACCGTCGAGCGGATCACCTTATTTTTCCACTTGCGCAGAATGCCCATGATAAGGGCCTTGCTAGCGAAGAGCTCATGCCGGTAAATCAGAAGACATCTGGGACGGAGCTTGAGAGCGCTATTTTGAGCATCATGGAGGAAAGCGGTCTCGGCCCTAGCGCTtccaaggaaaagaagaacgAGGGTGGTCTCATTGATGAGTCAGAGAGGCTGTCAAAGGCCGAGCAAAAGGAGATCACACGGCAGAAGCGTCGGGAGAGAGAATTGCACGATCGCGAGATGGCCCGCCAGAAGCGCATCAAGAAAATCAAGAGTAAGGCTTATCGCCGCATTCACCGCAAGGAGGGTCTCAAGGACGAGCAGGCCGCTTACGATGCTCTTGTCGAGGCTGGTGAGATTGACTCAGAGGCCGAGCGGGAAATGCAAGACCGGAGACGTGCGGAGGAGCGCATGGGCACCAGGCACAGAGAGAGCAAGTGGGCCAAGCTGGGCAAGAAGGCTGGTCGTGCTGTCTGGGACGAGGACTTCCGCGCTGGTCTTACGGATATGGCGCGGAGAAAAGAGGAGCTTCGGCGCCGTGTCGAGGGCCGCAAAGACTTCGATGATGACTCTGATGTTTCAATGGGATCTGGCGAcgagaaggatgagaagcAGAAGCTGTTGTCTGAGCTCGACCGGGCGGCTCAATAcagcgatgacgatgaaCCAAAGTCTGGGCTGATGAGCATGAAGTTTATGCAGAGAGGCGAGGAGATCCGGAGGAAAGAGAACGATGACCTTGTGGCACAAATACGTCGTGAACTCGACTCTGAGGCGGAGGAGTCTGGCGAGGAGATGGATATTGGCCGTCGCCAGTATGGCATGGGCAGGGCGGATGCTAAGCTCCCGGCCAACTCACCCAAgtcaaagaagaaggcggcgaaGTCCTCTGAACCAGTCGTCTTCAAGGACGACGTGGAAATGACCGAAGCACCATCTCGGAAACAGAAGAAGGCTGTCGAAGCTGAGCCAGTAGTATCAGCACCCAGTGCGCCTGGAGCCTGGTCTCGCGTGCCGCAAGAGGGTCGCAAGAGCAAGAAAGCGGCCGGCAAGGCCCCGGCACCGGAGCTCGATCTGGCCAACTCCGTTGCGCTTGCTACCAAGTCATCCAAGCCAAAGTCCAAGACTGcggaggcggatgatggcAATGACACTGACGACTCTGACGCCATCCACCTTCCCATGGCCATCCGCGATCAAGAGCTCATCAAGCGCGCCTTCGCCGGCGAGGACGTCGTAGGTGACTTCCGCAGGGAAAAGGCCGAGATCAtggacgaagacgacgacaagGAAATCGACAACACCCTTCCTGGCTGGGGCAGCTGGGTAGGCGAGGGTGTCAGTGCTCGCGAACAGAGGCGGCACAAGGGGCGGTTCGTGACCAAGGTGGAGGGTGTCAAGAAGACGAGCAGAAAGGATTACAAGCTGAAGGATGCTATTATCAgcgagaggagggtgaagaag AACGATGCCTACCTCGCTACCTCGCTACCATTCCCATTCGAGTCTCAGCAGCAATACGAGCGCTCGTTGCGTCTGCCTGTTGGGCCGGAATGGCAGACCAAGGAGACGTTCCAGAGTGCTACCAAGCCGAGGGTTATCGTCAAGCAGGGTCTTATTGCTCCCATGTCGAAGCCTATCGTTTAG